DNA sequence from the Mangifera indica cultivar Alphonso chromosome 18, CATAS_Mindica_2.1, whole genome shotgun sequence genome:
AAAAGGAGAATTCTCGACGGAACAAGACCATAAACATTCTGACAGCAAATAGATAGTCACCTCCGCCAAGGGTCTCTGTGTTCCAGAATCACAAAACATAGTTTCCTGTTAATATTTTTCTGAATCATTAATTTTAGAAATGCAGAAAGCAAGTGCTAagtcaaaaatcaataataactttAACAGTTATATAATTCCATAAATTGATCATTTATGCACAACAGAATTCAGAACATTCAGTGTTCCCAATAAGTGAAAACTGCATCTAAACCagttcaacaaaaatataaaaacaaggGTTGGTTTGTTATAAAAGATACTCAGTATTTGACTGTATTCCTATCAATCTTGTTTCCAGTTCATATGTGTAGAAATATATGCAGAAAATAAGTTTAACTCATTTTCGTCATGGGAAATGAATTCGCTTTCTTTTCTGTTCAACCAAATCAATATCAGCATGTCATGTCATAAAAAGCAGAGGTTTGTGAACTAAAAACTACCAAGTGTACAATGGCTTACACAGAAAGACATGTAGGTTGCATCAGACCGTTGTTTAAGCTAGATTATTACCTAAATTTACATGCAAACACATATATTTAGATGGTACCTAGGTGCCGGTGAAGTTTTGGATCAATAACTTGAGTAATAGATGCCAAACTACTAAGCTGTGTCTCCACCCCAACTGAGCTCTCAGTACATCTGAAATTTCCTCGCTTCAAAGTTTCAAATAAGACgtagagttggataatattttcaaaaaagggTATTCATATTAATTGTTAACAGAGACGATACTTACCAACCTGCGCATCAAACGTTCAAAGCACCAAAATGCATCAGCTTCATCATCAAGAAGAATTATCATGGGGGAACAAATATCACTCATTCCTGCATATTATTGTCACAAAATTCAACAGAGAGTTGGCACTTTATTGCAAATTCTAGAGAGaagattattgttatattttgcTACTCGGCAACACATCAACTGAATTTGGTATTTGTAAAATGCTATAAGAAAtatctagggctggattcgagccgagccgagctcaagctcggctcggttcacatatagttgagctcgagctcgagcttgtgAAAGCCAAACTCGAATTCTGCTCGAATTCGGCttgactcatttttcgttattaaaatgacgtcgttttgcatcaaaatatttaattaaaaaatctagcgagcagctcgagctcgagcttggctagggccagctcgtttcgggctcgtcCGAGCCTaactcgagctggctcggttcgaatccaatcCTAGAAATATCATGGTGTTAACTTTCCATTATACTCGACAAATACTAGAATAGACCCTAGGAGTTAGCAAAACTGGTGGAACACTAACACTTTTAGAGAGAATATCTGAGTTCGAACCTTTGTCATAACTTGTGAAATCCTAATTTACCTAATACAGTGGTTATGAATCTGGTCATTATACTCTAGGGTTTACCCATCCGACCAAAAAGGGCAGGGTTCCCCggttaaaaaaagaagaagctaGAACAAGATTATTAGAATGGGTTCTCTCAGCATCTATCTTGTCTCCCATATTGCTAGTTAAGTCCTACttagttcaaaatttttaagtagGATGTTTACACATCGttgaagatttttataattctcATTTAGTGAGGCATAAAAAATAGAAAGTTCATTTAGTTATCCACCTTGACAATAACCAACATCTGCGTCTATCCAAGCATAAACAGACAGAATATCCCAAAGTTTTGACAAGTTCTCTTGCGTCTCGTAAAACACCAATGTCCTGTCAGTGCGAACCACATCAAGGCCTAGCATAAAAGTATCCAAATTGAATGGGTTAAAAATCAaactacttaaaaaattaaaaatatcaaaaaacagtTGGCAGTTTCAGTGGTTACTTTTGAAGATTGACATTAAGAACTTAATCTCCTTACATAGAAATGAATATAAGCCATTGCATTTTAGAAAAGCAAATTTTACATCTTTATCCATTTTGTGTATAAACTCATATAAAAGACAAAGATCTCTACAGGCCACCAAAAATTAAGCTGGAAAAATTTTATGgggaaaatatttaaacaaGGCAAAGCCATTAAGACCAAAATGATAGTCAATGTAAATAGCTGGAGGGTACAATAAGACATTTCTCATCCTTTAAAAGCTTTTTAATCAAATCTGCAAAAGTGGAAACAAAGCAtagatgaaagaaagaaaatttgctAAAAAATTATGCACCACCAACCTATTTGATGTAGTGTTAGCAACCACTGGATAACTTTCTTGTCCAAAGGACCACGGCTAGCAACCtcctttacaatttttaaactaCTGGAAGCGCTCAAACCTGAAGAATCTACACTATCATCATAAAGCATATCACCAATTTCAGTATAGCCactatctttaaaatatatggTCAATTACTTGCCTGAATTTGTTTCTTGAAGCACTAAAGGGTCTTGAATGGGCTGACCATCTTCAGTAATTACAGGAGCAGTGATTAATTTGCCACTTCCAACAATTGGAAACAGTCCGTGACACTCATTTTTCCACTGATAATATTTCTTTCTGAAGAAGAGGACATACAAACAAGATTTCAAATGAGTCAAACTGTCAATGTATGACAAGAAAATAACTATCTTGTCAGTTGCAAACAATCTCACTGTAACACTTAATGTactaactttttatattattctcactcaagTAAAGCAACAAAAAAAGGACTACCTCCGATGTAGTTGTAGCTGCTCTCGTTCATCAAATGTACTTTTAGGATCATAACAACCAAGAAGAAATTCCCAAACTTCCCCTCTTATTGATGGATGGATCCCCTAAAGAGACAAGAATGTGTAGCAACACTTATCAATACTCACAAATTGATCTTTCTCCTTCTAAAAAGAGCAAGTAGTGTATGAAAGCAAGTATAATGAAGGAAGAACAAGGTAAATGCTGCTGTCCTTTTGCACATGTACATAATCCTGATAATAGAGAGAAGATAATATTGTGGCCTAAGAAACCATATAATTGATTGCATTGACAATGCTAAGGCCTGTCCCAGAAAGTACATGAAATAGCTTCTCTTATAAGAAGTTAAAGTTGTtgcataaagaaagaaaaaataacaagcTTGGTGATAATTTGACTTCCATCAGAAATTGTAAGTGTGCATAAACACTATGATATATGTAGACTATGGGTAGTATTCAGAACATAAATTTGATCATTGATTAGAAAGTGAAATGATAACCACTTTATTCAATTAATACTATCACAAAACAACTAAATCAGCTTGGCACGGAGCTGTATATATCAAACAAGTAAGAAAGTCATATCGATActatatgtaatataatatataacttcCTATTTGGGAATAGAGGCAGCAATCGTATGATATatatagaatcaagaaagaatAAAGCAGAAGGTAACTGAGAATTCATAATTTGCTTTAGAGGGGGGCAGAAGAAAAAGGGATTACAATTCTTCACTCAACTTTCAAATTACATAAAGGATAGCAGACACATGATCCAGGTGTCACACACAGAATTATTTCCAGCAGGTCTAATAGTACGCAATTACActaactttaataaaaacaaataaagaacatgtataaacaaaatttgCTGTAGCTCTTAAACATGAAGGTGCACTTACCCCTCGTTGAATTCGACTTAGAGTCTTCCCTATATCTAAGTACCCTTCTGAAGTAAATGCAGCATGCCATTTCCTTGCACTTAGAGTTTTACCAGGCTGTATTAgcagataaaaacaaaaagcttCAGTAATTGCAATGGAAAAGGACATATTTAAGGGTTATGAATTTTAATCCAAACTGATGTTCTGactttcaaacttaataatTGTGGCCAGAATCAGAATTGCACAAGATTTAAGCTTTTCAGACATTCACCGTGATTGGGCTAGGTTTATTGTCTCACAATCTTACAGCATTTTGTTAGTTGTTTACATATACATGCATTGAAAATCTTTGTTTTCATTCACAAtacatcaacatcatcaaagtCACAAATTTACAACCAAATTCAACCCAATTCAGCCGAAGTTGCTCATCTTCCAAAGCTCATATTCGTAATAAATCAATCCAAACAAACATTAACAGACATTCTCGATTAAAATACAATCATCCCAACAACACATTACatctaaaaaatgaataaatcaaCCTAAAAGACACGAATCAAACACCTTACAAAAAATTCATGTATTTACAAAGCAAAAACAACCACCATCAGAAAAGCACAAACCTTGATTTTGAATCTGGTTTTGGGCAGGTCAGTGCACTCAGGTCGAACCTTGTAGTAAGAATCAGCAGGCTCTGGAGCCGCCCCCCACATATTcacaaattaaaagtaaaaaaaaaaaaatttcagaactGAAAACCAGCACCTCTGAACCAGACACCCCAGCAAAAGATCAATTAAATGATGACCTTGGATACCCTTTTGATGGAAAAAATCAAAGTGGGTAAAAACTGGGGGGCCCAGATGAGGTGCTGGCTTAATAAAAGTCAGAACCAGAACCGTTCAAAGctaaaaacaataagaaaaaaaaaaatcttcttctgACGTGatggatgaagaagaagaagaagacgaagaagagAGGCTGTGCCTAAATGTCAGAGTCGTGAGATGAGAGCCATCTCACGACAGAAGCCTCTCAGATGCCGGTCAATGCGTTACTTGTCCTCCTCTGTTTCTAATTCTATTCTTTCctgctttttattttatttttccttttaacatttgtaaattataaattaatattgtcatttttcttaattttttgatgTAATTTCTATAATTAGTGGATAATTATGAGGTTTTATTGAAATATCCGTTGGACTTTTAGGGAGAGGGAACGGAGTGGTAGAAGAGCGCGTGATCGTGGGACTTGGTTTATATGCTGCCATTTTTTCGGGAGATAGACACTTGGGATTTGTCCAAATGGGGGTCAAGAAAGGGTACTTGTCCCACCCGCCTTTGGTGGCGCGTGGAAATAATTTGGAGACTGCTGGCTGGCGTCAGCTGTAGGTGGTCTACTTTTTTGTATATTGAAAAGTAGATATGTCAAAGGTTGTCCCACGTGAAAAACATGACTTGCCTTGGCATGGTCTCTGAGTTATACTACATGTCAACACTGGCcgatgttaaaaattaaattaatttaatttaatttgaatcaaatttatttaatttaaatttaaatcaaaaaatttaatttattttttaatttgagttatatttaagttaaaaggtatttaatttggtttgacttAAATCCAACTTAAATTTAAGACTCAAATCtgtagtttaaatttataacttgattcggttcaaatttatagttcgaattcaataatttaaattaacaatttaaattcatagtttgaataaaaaattttgagtattatttagataaaataatatcattttgttaataaatcataaatttgagtcataaatCTGAATCGAACTAAAGTATAACTTCGAACCATTGATTCGAGCTATAAAATCGAgctaaatttgaaccaaaataagttgaattatttatcatttgaatcaaacttaattttaactcaataaacttgaattagattattttttatttgaactaaactcaaactaagaGATATCTAAGTTTGAATCGATCTGAATTCACCCCTACCCGtatgtgaaaaataaaagaataaaaatttatataaaatgattaataaatttgtaaaacatGTAAATTGACCTGTGAAAAACTCTAGGAGGTACACCTTAAATTAAAAGGCTTTGTCGTTCTAACTTgcctaaaaaaaaataacaaagaaagcTTTATCATTCTAGGAAGTTGACACTTCTGTAATGTTTGTCCTTTCGGATCTTGACACGACGCATTTTATGGACACTGCGAGCCACCACCAATTTCTCTTTATTATGACACAACCTATATGTGAAAAAGGTTACTGTCTTGGTTTGTTGACTTTGACTACATGAACCATCCATAGAGGCCAAGAGGAATCGGTCTGATTTGCTCCTTTTGTCTAGTCACCGTCTCTTCTACTTTTCAGTTTCTAATTgattattaggccaaaggactatttttcaatccgtaatttcaaaattagataaaaaattaaacatttttatataaattaatcatcattaaaaaattttagttaaaaataataataaaattattattttactattaaatcttaaattttagaaagttaatatattttctatttagattgtaaaaattaatatttcaattcattttcaaaatttgaaaaatttagatttcacttttaagatttatttagcTTTTATGGTCATTATTATTCGGGGTATTAATTGACactttttactaattttttagaTCTGATGATAAAAGACAATTATTTAACCACTAAAAAGGATAACTACCATTGACATGAGAGTCTGGATGACTTGATGACGAAAGATGATATTTCACCCTTTTTTGTTAGGTTATACGGATAATACAGTGTCGTTCTTCATCATCCATTAGATGGCATAACAAGGTGTGAAAAACTCCAAATGAAGACTTTGACTATCTGGGTATGTTGACTTTGACTACATGAACCATGGAGACCAAGAAGAGTTGGTCCAATTTGCTCCTTTTGTCAAAGTCACCATCTCTTCTACCATTCAGTCTCCAACTGATTATTAGTCTGATTGGTTATTTTCTCATGACTCAGGCTGCTCTACACTCTCTTGCTAACGGATTGATTGTTCAacacttaaaataattttttttaccttttctgACCCCTCTTACAATTCatcttatttcctttatattGGAAGTTCCAGTAAGCTGTCATTCTGACTCATGCCCTTATATGTGACTGTTTGAGTAATGTAACTATACAATCTCTCTTCTCATACACACAAAACACACGTCTAGTTCGCACACAACTATAAGATTTCACTCTACTATGAGTGTGCGCACGAAAGAACTCATCGGTGTCTCTTCGCAATAACCTTtatgaaaagattaaaaaaagctTACAACAAAACCATGCTTTCATGAAGCATCATAATACATGTATAGCTCATGGGAGCATGCCCCAGATGCGCACAATTTGGAGACCTACTTCCTGATAATAATTCGATGCACATATACTTTCTTAGGAAGCATGCATACGTACACAAATAGTTCGTCTTAGGTTAAGACTTTGGGTATGCTTTCATGTAAATTATGGCTACACTCAAGACAGTATTAATCAATCTCATGACTTGTACTTCACTTCTATATCATTATTATGCTCAAACCATTGTTTTTGACTTTCTTATGACTTATATGATCATTTCTCATGTCATTATATCACATAGAACTTGAGCAATTTCTTTAAATCGACACACAATCTTTTTACACTTTAAAACAACCATTCTCATATGCTTAATTGAAATATAGGAATTTCTTATAAAACGACTGAATAAAATGTGTATTCTTGTTTTGGAAATATCATTCCTTTTTTAAGGATCTATCTAATGTAATTTTCTATAGATTACCATTCTTTTCTTAGGAATGAGCATTTCATCGAAATCTATTTTACAAATATGGAATGGTTGTCCTTTTTCTTAGATTAAGCATTTCGTCATGATGATCATTAACAATGTGTATTCCTTTACATTTGGTTATAAGGAAATCGTTGAGggaatgaattaaaaataaaaatattggcACCCGGAGTGCATTTGAAGTTGAATCATCACCGGAGATGGTTGTCAAAAGTAAGAATTGTGGCTAGAGTTTGTTGGCTCAAAAGAAGATGCGGTGCaagtgaaaagaaagaaaaattaaaggtTCTCATgcaaagttttttttaaaattttattaatacgagattatattgtaatttttaaaaataaaataataattttactttctaacactattttaaaatttttttataaataataattaatatttgataataaaatattatttatgccaTCTGAGGAGAGAAAAATGTTTTCTTGGCAAAACATTGGGCAAGAAAATGTATTTTACTCAATCCTTACACAAGGCAAGAAATCCCAAATTTCGAGGATAATCTAACATAATTGTGACTAATTTGGAAATATATTCAAGGAAATAAAATTACTACTTTACACGTTAAAAAAAAgtacaaagaaaaataattaaggctaattgaaaatatatgcaagaaaaaaaggaaataaaataactattttacagTATAAACAATAAATCCACAcctgaaaaaaaatgaaagagaatcAAAGATCTGCAAGAACAAGCTAGACTTGTCACCTCTTCTTTGCATTCACCAAATCTACTTGACTTTGCAGGTTTCAGGCTTTCAGCAAGCAATGGCCAACTCCATTTTGAGATTCTCTGATAAGGGAAGCAAAGCTCATCATGCATTGGGACTCCTCTGCCTCATGCTTTTGATGCAAAACTCTTCTGCTGCAAGAGATTTTCTTATTCACTGGAATGTTCCCTCTAATAATTCTGCTTCCTTCTATAATCAATGGGCCGGAAATAACCGATTTCAGATCGGGGACTCTCTCGGTAAGTTCTACTCCTTGGCATAGTAATTGAATTacgtattgtatcatatattaaaacttaattttttatattatatattatatatcgtatcgtatgatattcttttaaaaaacaaaataataaaaaattataattaacatattattatttaaaaaaatcataaacacctataaaaatttaaaatttcttatttatactcttactatattattatttcctgtaaaaaagtatattatt
Encoded proteins:
- the LOC123202385 gene encoding rab GTPase-activating protein 22-like isoform X2, producing MWGAAPEPADSYYKVRPECTDLPKTRFKIKPGKTLSARKWHAAFTSEGYLDIGKTLSRIQRGGIHPSIRGEVWEFLLGCYDPKSTFDEREQLQLHRRKKYYQWKNECHGLFPIVGSGKLITAPVITEDGQPIQDPLVLQETNSGLSASSSLKIVKEVASRGPLDKKVIQWLLTLHQIGLDVVRTDRTLVFYETQENLSKLWDILSVYAWIDADVGYCQGMSDICSPMIILLDDEADAFWCFERLMRRLRGNFRCTESSVGVETQLSSLASITQVIDPKLHRHLETLGGGDYLFAVRMFMVLFRREFSFCDSLYLWEMMWALEYDPDLFSLYEKAESVGDKANGFKAKARSARHYGKFERENLKNRGKNSEAPLPISVFLVASVLKDKSSKLLQEARGLDDVVQILNGITGNIDAKKACSEAMKLHKKYLKKAKQT
- the LOC123202385 gene encoding rab GTPase-activating protein 22-like isoform X1, with the translated sequence MWGAAPEPADSYYKVRPECTDLPKTRFKIKPGKTLSARKWHAAFTSEGYLDIGKTLSRIQRGGIHPSIRGEVWEFLLGCYDPKSTFDEREQLQLHRRKKYYQWKNECHGLFPIVGSGKLITAPVITEDGQPIQDPLVLQETNSDSSGLSASSSLKIVKEVASRGPLDKKVIQWLLTLHQIGLDVVRTDRTLVFYETQENLSKLWDILSVYAWIDADVGYCQGMSDICSPMIILLDDEADAFWCFERLMRRLRGNFRCTESSVGVETQLSSLASITQVIDPKLHRHLETLGGGDYLFAVRMFMVLFRREFSFCDSLYLWEMMWALEYDPDLFSLYEKAESVGDKANGFKAKARSARHYGKFERENLKNRGKNSEAPLPISVFLVASVLKDKSSKLLQEARGLDDVVQILNGITGNIDAKKACSEAMKLHKKYLKKAKQT